One Paralichthys olivaceus isolate ysfri-2021 chromosome 21, ASM2471397v2, whole genome shotgun sequence genomic window carries:
- the mto1 gene encoding protein MTO1 homolog, mitochondrial — protein sequence MLRKKPPILQHFLSLLSRRAGHLARQQYDVIVVGGGHAGTEAAAAAARVGAETLLVTQKINTIGALSCNPSLGGVGKGQLVKEVDALDGLCGRAGDWAGIHFSILNRSKGPAVWGPRAQLDRLRYREFIQSELLSTPRLTVLEGSVEELLVTEPNTEEPGHHKVTGIRLVNGSHPISASSVVLTTGTFLSGSLFMGQTKSPGGRIGDAPSSAGLSNTLRERLGLRIGRLRTGTPPRIVKDSVDLSLAELHPADSHPTPFSFLNKHTRCKPEEQLPCYLTTTTPGVERVVRESLHLNHHIQQDTKGPRYCPSIESRVLRFPGRSHQVWLEPEGLTSDLLYPQGLSMTMPPDMQLRVIREIPALHRAEIYTPGYGVQYDFVCPTQLSPALQVKSTQGLFLAGQINGTTGYEEAAAQGLWAGVNAARCALALPPVALSRTESYIGVLIDDLVSRGVTEPYRMFTSRAEFRTSLRPDNADLRLTLKGFEEVGCVSSLRYQEAVRVRDSLQDAVSALQTLTLSSHRWRQKLPDVHMSENKNKMLSGLELLQYKDLSFEMLASAFPECLSPFIEFSQRLKIEAVYKPHCDLQKKEIERIQKEENMSLSQDIDYFSLPVSLSQEVREILDRVRPSTLGSATRLQGITPAAVVNLLRYVRSTEQKERRTNRNQPDQNEEREEEPCARNASLPQ from the exons ATGTTGAGGAAGAAGCCCCCCATCCTGCAGCACTTCCTGTCCCTGCTTTCCAGGCGAGCCGGTCACCTCGCCAGGCAGCAGTATGATGTCATCGTGGTGGGTGGAGGTCACGCAGGGACAGAggcggcagcggcagcagccagAGTGGGAGCGGAGACTCTCCTggtcacacagaaaataaacaccATAG GTGCTCTGTCCTGTAACCCGTCTCTGGGAGGAGTAGGGAAGGGCCAGCTTGTGAAGGAGGTAGATGCTCTGGACGGGCTGTGCGGTCGAGCAGGAGACTGGGCTGGGATCCATTTCTCCATCCTAAATCGCAGCAAGGGCCCCGCTGTGTGGGGCCCAAGGGCCCAGCTGGACCGCCTGCGCTACCGTGAATTCATTCAG TCAGAGCTGCTGTCTACTCCGAGGCTGACGGTGTTGGAAGGTTcagtggaggagctgctggtaACAGAACCGAACACAGAGGAGCCGGGACACCACAAAGTTACAGGGATACGTTTGG TAAATGGAAGCCACCCGATCTCAGCGAGCTCAGTGGTTCTCACTACCGGTACCTTCTTGTCTGGCTCCCTCTTCATGGGTCAGACGAAGTCCCCCGGGGGTCGGATTGGAGATGCTCCATCGAGCGCTGGGCTGTCCAATACTCTGAGGGAGAGGCTGGGGCTGAGGATAGGCAGACTCAGGACCGGGACCCCTCCCAGGATTGTGAAGGATTCAGTCGACCTTTCCCTGGCGGAGCTCCATCCTGCTGACAGTCATCCAACTCCCTTCAGCTTCCTCAATAAGCACACACGCTGCAAG CCTGAAGAGCAGCTGCCTTGTTACCTGACCACTACAACTCCTGGTGTAGAGAGAGTGGTGAGGGAGAGTCTTCATCTCAACCACCACATACAGCAAGACACCAAGGGtcccag atACTGCCCTTCCATTGAGTCGCGAGTGCTGCGCTTCCCAGGCCGGAGTCACCAGGTGTGGCTGGAGCCGGAGgggctgacctctgacctcttgtACCCACAGGGTCTGTCCATGACCATGCCCCCCGACATGCAGCTCCGCGTCATCAGAGAAATCCCCGCCCTGCACAGAGCTGAGATCTACACACCCG GTTATGGCGTTCAGTACGACTTTGTGTGTCCCACTCAGCTGAGCCCTGCACTACAGGTGAAAAGCACCCAGGGTCTGTTTCTGGCCGGTCAGATCAATGGAACAACAGGGTACGAGGAAGCTGCTGCACAG gggCTGTGGGCGGGTGTGAACGCTGCCCGCTGCGCCCTCGCCCTTCCTCCAGTGGCCTTGTCACGAACAGAGAGTTATATCGGAGTTCTCATTGACGACCTGGTGAGCCGAGGCGTTACAGAGCCTTACCGCATGTTCACCAGCCGGGCGGAGTTTCGAACCTCACTGAGGCCGGACAACGCTGACCTCCGCCTCACTCTGAAAG GGTTTGAGGAGGTGGGCTGTGTGTCCTCTCTGCGTTACCAGGAGGCTGTGAGGGTAAGGGACAGTCTACAGGACGCAGTTTCAGCCCTGCAGACTCTCACTCTTTCCAGCCACAGGTGGAGACAAAAGCTGCCCGATGTCCACATGAGTgagaacaagaacaaaatgCTGAG TGGCCTGGAACTGCTGCAGTACAAAGACCTTTCCTTTGAAATGTTGGCGTCTGCCTTCCCAGAGTGCCTTTCACCTTTCATAGAATTCTCACAGAGACTCAAGATAGAGG CTGTGTACAAGCCTCACTGTGACTTGCAgaagaaagagatagagagaattCAGAAAGAGGAGAACATGTCTCTCTCACAGGATATAGATTATTTCTCTCTGCCGGTGTCACTGTCTCAGGAGGTCAGAGAGATTCTGGACAGAGTTCGACCCAGCACT CTGGGCTCCGCTACACGTCTGCAAGGTATAACCCCCGCTGCAGTCGTCAATCTCCTCCGCTACGTCCGCAGcacagaacaaaaagaaagaagaacgAACAGAAACCAACCCGACcaaaatgaagagagagaagaggagccgtGTGCACGAAATGCATCTTTACCTCAGTGA
- the sult1st6 gene encoding sulfotransferase 1C2, translating into MSEQEEMSYSQSIQEASSSITRFPLIPIRGVPLMNHIANNFDSIQAFSPDPSDIFIATYPKAGTTWTQEIVDLLVHNGDAELCKRAPTPVRSPFLEIFSPPPIPSGLELLTKMDPPRIIKTHLPFHLVPPGFWENKCKTIYVARNAKDNMVSYFYFDKMNMTQPEPGPWGGYVHKFMRGELSWGSWYDHVKGYWVEREKRNILYLFFEDIKENPRREIERIMRYLDLSLSDEVISRIVELTSFKNMKENPMSNYTCIPSNVFDQSVSPFMRKGEVGDWKNHFTPEQLKMFDEDYEKQMKDVDIPFRSLI; encoded by the exons ATGTCAGAGCAGGAAGAGATGTCCTACAGCCAGTCCATTCAGGAGGCCAGCAGCTCCATCACTCGCTTCCCTCTCATCCCGATCAGAGGGGTTCCTCTCATGAACCACATCGCCAACAACTTTGACTCAATCCAGGCTTTTAGTCCGGACCCCTCGGACATCTTCATCGCCACCTACCCCAAAGCAG GGACCACATGGACCCAGGAGATTGTTGACCTGCTTGTTCACAACGGAGATGCTGAGCTCTGCAAACGAGCCCCGACACCTGTCCGCAGTCCTTTCCTGGAGATCTTCTCCCCACCACCCATtccctcag GTCTTGAGCTTCTGACAAAAATGGATCCTCCGAGAATTATCAAGACACACCTTCCTTTTCATTTGGTGCCTCCTGGATTTTGGGAAAACAAGTGCAAA ACGATCTACGTGGCACGCAATGCAAAAGACAATATGGTGAGCTACTTCTACTTTGACAAGATGAATATGACCCAGCCGGAGCCGGGCCCTTGGGGCGGCTATGTCCACAAGTTCATGCGTGGAGAGT TGTCTTGGGGCTCCTGGTATGACCATGTGAAAGGATActgggtggagagagagaagaggaacatCCTTTATCTCTTCTTTGAGGACATCAAAGAA AATCCCCGGCGTGAAATTGAGCGCATCATGAGGTACCTGGACCTGTCGCTCTCTGATGAGGTCATCAGTCGAATTGTGGAGCTCACGTCCTTTAAGAACATGAAGGAGAATCCAATGAGCAACTACACCTGCATCCCGTCCAATGTGTTCGACCAATCTGTCTCCCCCTTCATGAGAAAAG gTGAAGTGGGTGATTGGAAAAACCATTTCACACCCGAGCAATTGAAGATGTTTGACGAAGATTATGAAAAGCAAATGAAGGACGTCGACATACCATTCAGGAGCCTCATCTAA
- the LOC109641265 gene encoding tectonic-3 — translation MSLWGRSLLLTLCVWFANAATDSGVSSTVGPTDGGAFTASTPAPGGTEAEVSTGVWTTEVTEAVSTEAAAWSTEAPPAATVQPEEAPQACLCDLTPGFCDIGCCCDSVDCGVANLSTVFTGCPQKAISGVCIEKWLMFRANVDSSLVTETDSLFCVRSEDNAPKSFQALPPYPALGASYHFSPPAPTGRSHSRPFYRVDDVIQTSFSNSFVRGLLHQPSPGAAASFCINRNPAKFLRSTSLSCTRMLTPQSCTTDPYLNSRSYFSDLSLIKIPIVETTQVSDFLIPVTPLSEWPAPVQLNNSCFNVVKKVEFVIGYTGRGELTYATVNIVLAHVDPNQIVMQTHSVQFQLATPNPSPGGQIPADGLRAGSPVIGRFNGNMTTITTLRASQGGECSIDPSERAPVLFTLNTIAGCTFSSPSRDCSELRSQIYGVLQGLATPDEIAMNSGSQLSWTRVITQECPVDPQEPCESGCLLPHSLSIQVLWARQGLLHLPQNYILGAKYIFKCRKVKCPVSSPLVLTTEVTFADTTVFPSPPRGSPQPSWKFPFGFFTRGTAELDGHVVINGSDTEQVTWSLMLFTVMLLIGLEFFTR, via the exons atgagcctctggggTCGGTCACTGCtgctcactctgtgtgtgtggttcgcAAACGCAGCCACAGACTCGGGGGTCTCTTCAACCGTCGGCCCGACCGATGGAGGAGCTTTCACGGCGTCGACCCCCGCTCCTGGAGGCACAGAAGCCGAGGTCTCCACCGGTGTGTGGACCACAGAAGTGACCGAGGCTGTGTCCACCGAGGCCGCCGCCTGGTCCACCGAGGCTCCCCCTGCAGCCACCGTCCAGCCCGAGGAGGCTCCGCAGG cTTGTCTCTGTGATTTAACCCCGGGTTTCTGTGATATCGGCTGCTGCTGCGACTCAGTGGATTGTGGCGTCGCTAACTTGAGTACAGTTTTCACCGGATGTCCTCAGAAAGCCAT ATCAGGGGTTTGCATTGAGAAATGGCTGATGTTTCGGGCTAACGTGGATTCATCTCTGGTCACGGAGACTGACTCTCTGTTTTGTGTCCGGTCAGAAG ATAATGCTCCCAAGTCTTTCCAAGCTCTTCCTCCGTATCCAGCATTAGGGGCATCGTACCACTTCTCACCACCAGCACCTACAGGCCGCAGCCACAGCAGACCTTTCTACAGG gtTGATGATGTCATTCAGACATCTTTCTCCAATTCTTTTGTGAGGGGTCTCCTTCATCAGCCGTCTCCAGGGGCTGCCGCATCATTTTGTATCAACCGCAACCCTGCAA AGTTCTTGAGGTCAACTTCTCTGTCTTGCACCCGCATGTTGACGCCTCAGTCGTGCACCACAGACCCATATCTCAACTCCCGCTCCTACTTCTCTGATTTAAGTCTAATCAAG ATTCCAATCGTTGAGACAACACAAGTGTCAGACTTTCTG ATCCCAGTTACACCCCTGTCTGAGTGGCCTGCACCAGTCCAACTAAACAACTCCTGTTTCAACGTGGTAAAAAAG GTGGAGTTTGTCATAGGATACACAGGCAGAGGAGAACTCACGTATGCAACTGTGAACATAGTATTAGCTCATGTGGATCCAAATCAGATTGTGATGCAGACGCACTCTGTGCAGTTCCAG TTAGCCACACCCAACCCCTCTCCAGGAGGACAGATCCCGGCAGACGGACTCAGGGCGGGGTCTCCTGTCATTGGTCGATTTAATGGAAACATGACGACT ATTACCACGCTGAGGGCGTCTCAGGGTGGAGAGTGTTCGATTGATCCAAGCGAACGAGCacctgtcctcttcacactcaacACCATCGCTGGCTGCACATTCAG TTCTCCGTCGAGAGACTGCTCAGAGCTGCGGTCCCAGATTTATGGGGTCTTGCAGGGACTTGCCACTCCTGATGAGATCGCCATGAACTCAGGGTCCCAACTGAGCTGGACGAGAGTCATCACCCAGGAGTGTCCCGTCGACCCACAG GAACCATGTGAGTCAGGCTGCCTTCTCCCGCACTCTCTTTCTATACAAGTGCTATGGGCTCGCCAAGGTCTCTTACACCTTCCCCAGAACTACATCCTGGGAGCCAAATACATATTCAAGTGTCGAAAAGTCAAG TGTCCTGTGTCGTCCCCTCTCGTTCTAACTACTGAAGTGACATTTGCAGACACCACAGTTTTCCCCAGCCCCCCCCGGGGCTCGCCTCAGCCCAGCTGGAAGTTTCCATTTGGTTTCTTCACTAGAGGCACCGCTGAGCTGGACGGCCACGTTGTTATTAACGGCAGTGACACTGAGCAGGTCACATGGAGTTTAATGCTGTTCACTGTCATGTTGCTAATAGGATTAGAATTCTTCACAAGGTAG